Proteins from one Salvelinus namaycush isolate Seneca chromosome 34, SaNama_1.0, whole genome shotgun sequence genomic window:
- the LOC120028591 gene encoding alpha-2-macroglobulin-like codes for MLCNLCCTLSVNVCVGDFNVQFHAVCDNEIVKVKARGRIYTVTQSLLVKAEGTEKTDTYNWLLCPTGEAPTEEVELPLPKNVVDGSDQISLSVLGKINPCIV; via the exons ATGTTGTGTAACCTGTGCTGCACTCTGTCTGTCAATGTGTGTGTAGGGGATTTTAATGTCCAGTTCCACGCTGTGTGTGACAATGAGATTGTGAAAGTAAAGGCGAGAGGACGCATCTACACAGTCACACAGAGCCTGCTGGTGAAG gCTGAGGGAACAGAGAAGACCGACACCTACAACTGGTTGCTGTGTCCAACTG GAGAAGCTCCGACAGAGGAGGTGGAACTGCCACTCCCCAAGAATGTGGTGGATGGATCTGATCAAATTTCTCTCTCAGTCCTTGGTAAAATAAACCCTTGTATTGTTTAG